The Salvelinus namaycush isolate Seneca unplaced genomic scaffold, SaNama_1.0 Scaffold141, whole genome shotgun sequence genome has a window encoding:
- the LOC120036651 gene encoding basic helix-loop-helix transcription factor scleraxis-like produces the protein MSFTMVRTAPPSRFLFSDISMMSEDEEEENGGSESSGSDSQKSSFRLNGGSNGFQIKVGSRKRKFCGVAGRLAGPPMVAGAPVVEVRQRNVANARERDRTNSVNTAFTALRTLIPTEPADRKLSKIETLRLASSYISHLGNVLLVGEACGDGQPCHTSTPPFHHHTLHSLSPSPGRGSENQPKHICTFCLSKQRKMVSATGGAELLYD, from the coding sequence ATGTCTTTTACAATGGTGCGTACGGCTCCCCCAAGCCGCTTCCTTTTCTCCGACATAAGCATGATGtcagaggacgaggaggaggagaacgGCGGCAGCGAGAGCTCGGGCTCCGACTCCCAGAAGTCCTCCTTCCGTCTCAATGGCGGCTCCAACGGGTTTCAGATCAAGGTGGGAAGCAGGAAGAGGAAGTTCTGCGGAGTTGCCGGGAGGCTGGCGGGGCCCCCGATGGTGGCAGGGGCCCCGGTGGTGGAGGTGCGGCAGCGGAACGTGGCAAACGCTCGAGAGAGGGACCGCACCAACAGCGTGAACACGGCCTTCACTGCCCTGAGGACCCTCATCCCCACCGAGCCAGCCGACAGGAAGCTGTCCAAGATCGAGACTCTGCGGCTGGCGTCCAGCTACATCTCCCACCTGGGTAATGTGCTGCTGGTGGGCGAGGCGTGTGGGGATGGGCAGCCGTGCCACACCTCCACACCCCCATTCCACCACCACACCCTCCACAGTCTCAGCCCCTCGCCCGGCCGGGGCTCAGAGAACCAGCCCAAACACATCTGTACTTTCTGCCTCAGCAAGCAGAGGAAAATGGTGAGTGCCACTGGAGGGGCAGAGCTACTGTATGACTGA